From Chloroflexia bacterium SDU3-3, the proteins below share one genomic window:
- a CDS encoding penicillin-binding protein 2 — MATNTTKNPTTSPARPITISRWRINAILLVVLLLTLRTGVRLADVQLLQHAELAQAARSEIDRTITLQPQRGIIRDSKGNTLAMDVDRESLYADTRQIAQDDVAPMALLLSAAIGQPADKLQSLLGDKDRYHRLARWLTPEAAKTVQKLIEDNGWESALVLQPEPKRVYPQGQYAAQVIGAVNYEGVGISGVEAYFDTELKGITGTLKAEWDAGNNPIWLNPPETNPASDGFDLQLTIDPLVQHVIEDEIKKAVDEQSATGGTVIVMDPKTGAIRGLATYPSYDPNRYSDFDEQLYSRSPAVTDTYEPGSTFKMVTASSGLQSKAFTADTLVDDPGVIGRYGTTLSNYNGGGHGPINVGQMLYYSSNVAALQFAELEGPETFYKFVHAYGFGQPTGIEIAGESAGIVPDYTSESWSPIQLDTNAYGQGIAVTPIQMVRMAGAIANGGTMMKPYLIEKKCKGEVCESTKPQVVGQPIAADVAWTVRRMLVNNANSYAKVVWGPRTGDYSDQWLVPGFQVGAKTGTASIPDGNGSYEPYVIGSVLGFAPAEDARYAILVKIDRPQKDQWGLQSSIPVYQRVVEQLMRYDRLAPDMALVSPGQEPYVTQVSASAQP, encoded by the coding sequence ATGGCCACAAACACCACAAAGAACCCAACCACCTCGCCCGCCCGCCCCATCACCATCAGCCGCTGGCGCATCAATGCCATTTTGCTGGTGGTGCTGCTGCTCACGCTGCGCACTGGCGTGCGCCTGGCCGACGTGCAGCTGCTGCAGCACGCCGAGCTGGCCCAGGCCGCCCGCAGCGAGATCGACCGCACGATCACGCTCCAGCCCCAGCGCGGCATCATCCGCGACAGCAAGGGCAACACCCTGGCGATGGATGTGGACCGCGAGAGCCTCTACGCCGACACCCGCCAGATCGCGCAGGATGATGTGGCCCCCATGGCCCTGCTGCTCTCGGCGGCGATCGGCCAGCCCGCCGACAAGCTGCAGAGCCTGCTGGGCGACAAAGACCGCTACCATCGGCTGGCGCGCTGGCTCACCCCCGAGGCCGCCAAGACCGTGCAGAAGCTGATCGAGGACAACGGCTGGGAGTCGGCGCTGGTGCTGCAGCCCGAGCCGAAGCGCGTCTACCCGCAGGGCCAGTACGCCGCCCAGGTGATCGGCGCGGTCAACTACGAGGGCGTGGGCATCAGCGGGGTGGAGGCCTACTTCGACACCGAGCTGAAGGGCATCACCGGCACGCTCAAGGCCGAGTGGGATGCGGGCAACAACCCGATCTGGCTGAACCCGCCTGAGACCAACCCGGCCAGCGACGGCTTCGACCTGCAGCTGACGATCGACCCGCTGGTGCAGCATGTGATCGAGGATGAGATCAAGAAGGCGGTGGATGAGCAGAGCGCCACCGGCGGCACCGTGATCGTGATGGACCCCAAGACCGGGGCCATCCGCGGCCTGGCCACCTACCCCAGCTACGACCCCAACAGGTATAGCGACTTCGACGAGCAGCTCTACTCGCGCAGCCCCGCCGTAACCGACACCTACGAGCCAGGCTCGACCTTCAAGATGGTTACAGCCTCGTCGGGCCTGCAGAGCAAGGCTTTCACCGCCGACACGCTAGTCGATGACCCCGGCGTGATCGGGCGCTACGGCACCACGCTTTCGAACTACAACGGCGGCGGCCACGGCCCGATCAATGTGGGCCAGATGCTCTACTACTCCAGCAACGTGGCCGCGCTGCAGTTTGCCGAGCTAGAGGGGCCGGAGACCTTCTACAAATTTGTGCACGCGTATGGCTTCGGCCAGCCCACCGGGATCGAGATCGCGGGCGAGAGCGCGGGGATCGTGCCCGACTACACCAGCGAGTCGTGGTCGCCCATCCAGCTGGACACCAACGCCTACGGCCAGGGCATCGCGGTCACGCCCATCCAGATGGTGCGCATGGCTGGCGCGATCGCCAACGGCGGCACGATGATGAAGCCCTACCTGATCGAGAAGAAGTGCAAGGGCGAGGTGTGCGAGTCCACCAAGCCCCAGGTGGTAGGCCAGCCGATCGCCGCCGACGTGGCCTGGACGGTGCGGCGCATGCTGGTGAACAACGCCAACTCCTACGCCAAGGTGGTGTGGGGGCCGCGCACGGGCGACTACTCCGATCAGTGGCTGGTGCCGGGCTTCCAGGTGGGGGCCAAGACTGGCACCGCGTCCATCCCCGACGGCAACGGTAGCTACGAGCCATACGTGATCGGCTCGGTGCTGGGCTTCGCGCCCGCCGAGGATGCGCGCTACGCCATCCTGGTGAAGATCGACCGGCCCCAGAAAGACCAGTGGGGCCTGCAGTCCTCCATCCCGGTGTACCAGCGTGTGGTCGAGCAGCTGATGCGCTACGACCGGCTGGCCCCCGACATGGCGCTGGTCAGCCCTGGGCAGGAGCCGTATGTCACCCAGGTGAGCGCCAGCGCGCAGCCCTAG
- the murF gene encoding UDP-N-acetylmuramoyl-tripeptide--D-alanyl-D-alanine ligase, protein MFDLSELLTGIQDADQRVTPSIPPALQQVQFGDIAIDSRLAGQGALFVALAGERVDGHQFVGQAIRSGALAALVDRQKVAALGLSFPHAVITPDGQGLDAAQPGEPLLVAVDDPLAALQRLASYHRSLFTPTLIGITGSVGKTSTKEVVAAVLQRKYRTLKNPRSYNSEATMPLVLMQLDASHEVAVLEMGIYGPGDLTHLAVIARPKIGIVTNVGPSHMGRMQNIDVVAQAKSELVQALPPDGIAILNYDDERVRAMAALTTARVFTYGLDPAADIWADEVVSRGLEGISFRAHHAGEAVTLKLPLLGRHSVHTALAAAAAGILLGLGWDAIIDGLRDQSAQLRLLAVPGVNGSTLIDDTYNASPVSSLAALNLLADLEGRRIAVLGDMMELGPVEEESHRVVGRRAADVAQLLIAVGQRARWIAEEALAYGMPNDRVWTLGSNAEATELLRTLLQAGDYVLIKASRSVEMEQVVAALQVPARPSA, encoded by the coding sequence GTGTTTGATCTTTCGGAATTGCTGACCGGGATACAGGATGCGGACCAGCGGGTGACGCCGAGCATCCCGCCCGCGCTTCAGCAGGTGCAATTTGGCGATATCGCCATCGACTCGCGGCTGGCGGGCCAGGGCGCGCTGTTTGTGGCCCTGGCGGGCGAGCGGGTCGATGGCCATCAGTTTGTCGGGCAGGCCATCCGCAGCGGCGCGTTGGCCGCGCTGGTGGATCGGCAGAAGGTGGCGGCGCTCGGCCTCAGCTTCCCCCACGCCGTGATCACGCCCGATGGCCAGGGCCTGGATGCCGCCCAGCCGGGCGAGCCGCTGCTGGTGGCGGTGGATGACCCGCTGGCCGCGCTGCAGCGGCTGGCATCCTACCACCGCAGCTTGTTTACCCCCACGCTAATCGGCATCACTGGGAGCGTCGGCAAGACATCCACCAAAGAGGTGGTGGCCGCAGTTCTGCAGCGCAAATACCGCACATTAAAAAACCCGAGAAGCTATAATAGCGAGGCCACCATGCCGTTGGTGCTGATGCAGCTCGACGCCAGCCACGAGGTGGCCGTGCTTGAGATGGGCATCTACGGCCCGGGCGACCTGACGCACCTCGCCGTGATCGCCAGGCCCAAGATCGGCATCGTCACCAATGTCGGCCCCTCGCACATGGGGCGCATGCAGAACATCGACGTGGTGGCCCAGGCCAAGAGCGAGCTGGTGCAGGCGCTGCCGCCCGATGGCATCGCCATCCTGAACTACGACGACGAGCGGGTGCGCGCCATGGCCGCGCTCACCACGGCGCGGGTGTTCACCTACGGGCTGGACCCCGCCGCCGATATCTGGGCCGACGAGGTGGTGAGCCGAGGGCTTGAGGGCATCAGCTTCCGCGCCCACCACGCGGGCGAGGCGGTGACGCTAAAGCTGCCGCTGCTGGGTCGCCACAGCGTGCACACCGCGCTGGCCGCCGCCGCCGCTGGCATCCTGCTGGGCCTGGGCTGGGACGCGATCATCGATGGCCTGCGCGATCAGAGCGCCCAGCTGCGGCTGCTGGCCGTGCCCGGCGTCAACGGCTCGACCCTGATCGATGATACCTACAACGCCTCGCCGGTCTCGTCGCTGGCCGCGCTCAACCTGCTGGCCGATCTGGAAGGGCGGCGGATCGCGGTGCTGGGCGACATGATGGAGCTTGGCCCGGTGGAGGAGGAGTCGCACCGGGTGGTGGGGCGGCGGGCGGCCGATGTGGCGCAGCTGCTGATCGCGGTGGGCCAGCGCGCGCGCTGGATCGCCGAGGAGGCGCTGGCCTATGGCATGCCCAACGATCGGGTCTGGACTCTTGGCTCGAACGCCGAGGCGACCGAGCTGCTGCGGACGCTCCTGCAGGCTGGCGACTATGTGCTGATCAAAGCTTCGCGTAGCGTAGAAATGGAGCAGGTGGTCGCGGCGCTTCAGGTGCCAGCCCGCCCTAGCGCGTAG
- the rsmH gene encoding 16S rRNA (cytosine(1402)-N(4))-methyltransferase RsmH, producing MSDNEQVSGGAASAAPAPFRHMSVLLSEVIAGIAPHPGGRYIDGTLGGGGHALAVLAASSPDGQLMGIDADPAALAAAAQRLRPYSQRATLVHGNFGQMAELASANGFTDVDGIVLDLGVSSHQLDTPERGFSFMHDAPLDMRLDPTQGPTAADLVNELPETELADTIYRYGEEPGSRRIARAVVEARRAGPIATTLALASLVERALGGRKGKIHPATKTFQGLRIAVNRELEQLERALPQAVSLLRPGGRLAIISFHSLEDRIVKLYFRAESGRPTIGQREAGYEEREPLLRLVQTKPIIPSDDEQRSNARSRSAKLRIVERI from the coding sequence ATGAGCGATAACGAGCAGGTGTCTGGCGGGGCCGCGAGCGCAGCCCCAGCGCCGTTTCGACATATGAGCGTGCTGCTGTCCGAGGTGATAGCAGGCATCGCGCCGCACCCGGGCGGGCGGTACATCGACGGCACGCTGGGCGGCGGCGGGCACGCCCTGGCGGTGCTGGCTGCCAGCTCGCCGGATGGCCAGCTGATGGGCATTGACGCCGACCCGGCGGCGCTGGCGGCTGCGGCCCAGCGGCTGCGGCCCTACAGCCAGCGGGCCACGCTGGTGCACGGCAACTTCGGCCAGATGGCCGAGCTGGCCAGCGCCAACGGCTTCACCGATGTGGACGGGATCGTGCTGGATCTGGGCGTCTCGTCGCACCAGCTGGACACGCCCGAGCGCGGCTTCTCGTTCATGCACGACGCGCCGCTGGACATGCGGCTCGACCCGACCCAGGGGCCGACGGCGGCGGATCTGGTGAACGAGCTGCCCGAGACCGAGCTGGCCGACACGATCTACCGCTACGGCGAGGAGCCGGGCTCGCGGCGGATCGCGCGGGCGGTGGTGGAGGCGCGGCGCGCGGGGCCGATCGCGACCACGCTGGCCCTGGCGTCGCTGGTCGAGCGGGCCTTGGGCGGGCGCAAGGGCAAGATCCACCCGGCCACCAAGACCTTCCAGGGGCTGCGGATCGCGGTCAACCGCGAGCTAGAGCAGCTGGAGCGCGCGCTGCCCCAGGCCGTGTCGCTGCTGCGGCCCGGCGGGCGGCTGGCGATCATCTCCTTCCACTCGCTGGAAGACCGGATCGTGAAGCTGTACTTCCGCGCCGAGAGCGGCAGGCCCACCATCGGCCAGCGCGAGGCCGGGTACGAGGAGCGCGAGCCGCTGCTGCGGCTGGTGCAGACTAAGCCGATCATTCCGAGCGACGACGAGCAGCGCTCCAACGCGCGCAGCCGCAGTGCAAAGCTCCGGATCGTGGAGCGCATCTAG
- the moaC gene encoding cyclic pyranopterin monophosphate synthase MoaC produces the protein MADLTHLDAEGHAHMVDVGAKDVTQREAVARGAVRMLPATLQRIVAGDMPKGDVLAVARVAGIMAAKRAWEIIPLCHPLLLTHVAVDLAPGPDGDALLIEATVRTSGKTGVEMEALSAVSAAALTIYDMCKAVDRGMQITDIRLAQKRGGRSGEIVLEE, from the coding sequence ATGGCTGATCTGACCCACCTAGATGCCGAGGGCCACGCCCACATGGTCGATGTGGGCGCAAAGGATGTCACCCAGCGCGAGGCGGTGGCACGCGGCGCGGTGCGCATGCTGCCCGCCACGCTCCAGCGCATCGTCGCAGGCGACATGCCCAAGGGCGATGTGCTGGCCGTGGCGCGGGTGGCCGGGATCATGGCCGCCAAGCGCGCCTGGGAGATCATCCCGCTCTGCCACCCGCTGCTGCTCACCCACGTGGCCGTGGATCTCGCGCCCGGCCCCGATGGCGACGCGCTGCTGATCGAGGCCACCGTGCGCACTTCCGGCAAGACCGGCGTGGAGATGGAGGCGCTCTCCGCCGTGAGCGCGGCGGCGCTGACGATCTACGACATGTGCAAGGCGGTCGACCGCGGCATGCAGATCACCGACATCCGCCTGGCCCAGAAGCGCGGCGGGCGCAGCGGCGAGATCGTGCTGGAGGAGTGA
- the mraZ gene encoding division/cell wall cluster transcriptional repressor MraZ encodes MFLGEYAHTIDDKGRLAVPARFREQLGEGLVVTRGFEHCLMAFPIAYFERLAAQVSGLSLGSAEARDMRRLLFSGASDMPLDKQGRINIPANLREYAGLKDKDTAVIAGMHTHFEIWSAERWQQVLDGLDVNGGAIAGKLAELGM; translated from the coding sequence ATGTTTCTTGGCGAATACGCACACACCATCGATGACAAAGGGCGGCTGGCCGTGCCGGCGCGCTTCCGCGAGCAGCTTGGCGAGGGCCTGGTGGTCACGCGCGGCTTCGAGCACTGTCTGATGGCGTTCCCGATCGCCTACTTCGAGCGGCTGGCCGCCCAGGTCAGCGGGCTGTCGCTGGGCAGCGCCGAGGCGCGCGACATGCGCCGCCTGCTGTTCTCGGGCGCCTCCGACATGCCGCTGGACAAGCAGGGCCGGATCAACATCCCGGCCAACCTGCGCGAGTACGCTGGCCTGAAGGATAAGGACACGGCGGTGATCGCAGGCATGCACACCCACTTCGAGATCTGGTCTGCCGAGCGCTGGCAGCAGGTGCTGGATGGCCTGGATGTCAACGGCGGCGCGATCGCAGGCAAGCTGGCCGAGCTAGGGATGTAG